One window of Mixophyes fleayi isolate aMixFle1 chromosome 3, aMixFle1.hap1, whole genome shotgun sequence genomic DNA carries:
- the SIX2 gene encoding homeobox protein SIX2 isoform X2, which translates to MSMLPTFGFTQEQVACVCEVLQQGGNIERLGRFLWSLPACEHLHKNESVLKAKAVVAFHRGNFRELYKILESHQFSPHNHPKLQQLWLKAHYIEAEKLRGRPLGAVGKYRVRRKFPLPRSIWDGEETSYCFKEKSRSVLREWYAHNPYPSPREKRELAEATGLTTTQVSNWFKNRRQRDRAAEAKERENNENSNSNSHNALSSSLNGGKTVLGSSDDDKTPSGTPDHSSSSPALLLTSNPGLQALHGMGHPQGPSAIPVPGPDPMHHHTLQDSILNPMSSNLVDLGS; encoded by the exons ATGTCGATGCTCCCCACTTTTGGCTTTACCCAGGAGCAAGTGGCCTGTGTGTGCGAGGTGCTCCAGCAAGGGGGCAACATAGAGAGGCTGGGGCGCTTCCTTTGGTCCTTACCAGCCTGTGAGCATCTCCACAAGAACGAAAGCGTCCTGAAAGCCAAGGCGGTGGTGGCTTTCCACCGGGGCAATTTCCGGGAGCTCTACAAGATCTTGGAGAGTCACCAGTTCTCCCCGCACAACCACCCCAAGTTGCAACAGTTGTGGCTCAAAGCGCACTATATCGAGGCGGAGAAGTTGCGGGGGCGCCCCCTTGGGGCGGTGGGCAAGTACAGGGTGCGCAGAAAGTTTCCTTTGCCCAGGTCTATCTGGGATGGGGAAGAAACTAGTTATTGCTTCAAGGAAAAGAGCAGGAGCGTCCTGAGGGAGTGGTACGCACACAACCCTTACCCCTCGCCCCGGGAAAAGAGGGAGCTGGCCGAGGCCACTGGACTAACCACCACCCAAGTCAGCAACTGGTTTAAAAACAGGAGGCAGAGGGATCGTGCAGCGGAGGCCAAAGAAAG GGAGAATAACGAAAACTCCAATTCCAACAGTCACAACGCGCTGTCTTCTTCACTAAACGGTGGTAAAACGGTTCTAGGAAGTTCAGACGACGACAAAACTCCATCTGGCACCCCAGACCACAGCTCGTCCAGTCCAGCCTTACTTCTCACCTCTAATCCGGGGCTCCAGGCTCTTCATGGCATGGGTCATCCGCAGGGCCCCAGCGCCATCCCTGTACCAGGGCCAGATCCAATGCACCATCACACTTTGCAAGACTCAATCCTCAACCCAATGTCGTCTAACTTGGTAGACCTGGGATCTTAA
- the SIX2 gene encoding homeobox protein SIX2 isoform X1, with translation MSMLPTFGFTQEQVACVCEVLQQGGNIERLGRFLWSLPACEHLHKNESVLKAKAVVAFHRGNFRELYKILESHQFSPHNHPKLQQLWLKAHYIEAEKLRGRPLGAVGKYRVRRKFPLPRSIWDGEETSYCFKEKSRSVLREWYAHNPYPSPREKRELAEATGLTTTQVSNWFKNRRQRDRAAEAKERYEENNENSNSNSHNALSSSLNGGKTVLGSSDDDKTPSGTPDHSSSSPALLLTSNPGLQALHGMGHPQGPSAIPVPGPDPMHHHTLQDSILNPMSSNLVDLGS, from the exons ATGTCGATGCTCCCCACTTTTGGCTTTACCCAGGAGCAAGTGGCCTGTGTGTGCGAGGTGCTCCAGCAAGGGGGCAACATAGAGAGGCTGGGGCGCTTCCTTTGGTCCTTACCAGCCTGTGAGCATCTCCACAAGAACGAAAGCGTCCTGAAAGCCAAGGCGGTGGTGGCTTTCCACCGGGGCAATTTCCGGGAGCTCTACAAGATCTTGGAGAGTCACCAGTTCTCCCCGCACAACCACCCCAAGTTGCAACAGTTGTGGCTCAAAGCGCACTATATCGAGGCGGAGAAGTTGCGGGGGCGCCCCCTTGGGGCGGTGGGCAAGTACAGGGTGCGCAGAAAGTTTCCTTTGCCCAGGTCTATCTGGGATGGGGAAGAAACTAGTTATTGCTTCAAGGAAAAGAGCAGGAGCGTCCTGAGGGAGTGGTACGCACACAACCCTTACCCCTCGCCCCGGGAAAAGAGGGAGCTGGCCGAGGCCACTGGACTAACCACCACCCAAGTCAGCAACTGGTTTAAAAACAGGAGGCAGAGGGATCGTGCAGCGGAGGCCAAAGAAAGGTACGA GGAGAATAACGAAAACTCCAATTCCAACAGTCACAACGCGCTGTCTTCTTCACTAAACGGTGGTAAAACGGTTCTAGGAAGTTCAGACGACGACAAAACTCCATCTGGCACCCCAGACCACAGCTCGTCCAGTCCAGCCTTACTTCTCACCTCTAATCCGGGGCTCCAGGCTCTTCATGGCATGGGTCATCCGCAGGGCCCCAGCGCCATCCCTGTACCAGGGCCAGATCCAATGCACCATCACACTTTGCAAGACTCAATCCTCAACCCAATGTCGTCTAACTTGGTAGACCTGGGATCTTAA